A region from the Inhella inkyongensis genome encodes:
- a CDS encoding lytic transglycosylase domain-containing protein has product MFKALAFLLLPATLWAQALPSLDNLPRPSTPPPERASPVPAQMQRWREEAQAAEHGEDGVPRDPVRAAQLYCRAARYGDALAQFNLAWMLTNGRGIERDDAQAAHLFAAAAEQGLEQAQAMAQRLGTPLGPPPECLIAPPLELPAVAKASPGPKVAAKPAALPIPPNAPEPIVRFVTLTAPQYQLAPALVLAVMAKESNFNPLAESPKNAHGLMQLIPDTAARFRVKNLRDPAQNIQGGMAYLRWLLAYFEGDLPLALAAYNAGEGAVDRYRGIPPYAETQDYVRRILDRLNWTLRMPFDATAAKPSAMLALRKKTY; this is encoded by the coding sequence ATGTTCAAGGCCCTCGCTTTCCTCCTCCTGCCCGCCACGCTCTGGGCTCAGGCTTTGCCCAGCCTGGACAACCTGCCGCGCCCCAGCACGCCGCCGCCGGAGCGGGCCTCGCCGGTACCGGCGCAGATGCAGCGCTGGCGCGAGGAGGCGCAGGCGGCCGAACATGGCGAGGACGGTGTGCCGCGCGACCCGGTGCGGGCGGCGCAGCTCTATTGCCGTGCGGCGCGCTATGGCGATGCGCTGGCGCAATTCAATCTGGCCTGGATGCTGACCAATGGGCGCGGCATCGAGCGCGATGACGCCCAGGCCGCGCACCTGTTTGCGGCGGCGGCCGAGCAGGGCCTGGAGCAAGCGCAGGCCATGGCCCAGCGCCTGGGCACGCCGCTGGGGCCGCCGCCTGAATGTCTGATCGCACCGCCGCTCGAATTGCCGGCCGTCGCCAAGGCGTCGCCTGGACCCAAGGTGGCCGCCAAGCCCGCAGCCTTGCCCATCCCGCCCAACGCCCCCGAACCCATCGTTCGCTTCGTCACCTTGACCGCGCCGCAGTACCAGCTGGCGCCGGCCCTGGTGCTTGCGGTGATGGCCAAGGAGTCGAACTTCAATCCGCTGGCCGAGTCGCCCAAGAACGCGCATGGGCTGATGCAGCTGATTCCCGACACGGCGGCGCGCTTTCGCGTCAAGAATCTGCGCGACCCGGCGCAGAACATCCAGGGCGGCATGGCCTATCTGCGCTGGCTGCTGGCCTATTTCGAGGGCGACCTGCCGCTGGCGCTGGCGGCCTACAACGCCGGCGAGGGCGCGGTGGACCGCTACCGCGGCATCCCGCCTTATGCCGAGACGCAGGACTATGTGCGCCGCATCCTCGACCGCTTGAACTGGACCCTGCGCATGCCCTTTGACGCCACGGCCGCCAAGCCCTCGGCCATGCTGGCCCTGCGCAAGAAGACCTACTGA
- a CDS encoding TRAP transporter large permease subunit — protein MTAPAVRPWSRVEEGVAALALGLMVLIPLVEMALRPLQAQGIENAPVLVQHLGLVLAMFGAVAAERHGHLATLGADLGDWGGSWGKTWMPRLLHALAKGPAALICGVLALAAARFVMAEMDAPRPLAYGIPAWWVQACMPLGLALLGIKLGSRVSGHAVLRPLCALGLPLLGAWLGWRFEAHGLPLGLELIFLLLILLAGAPIFAVLGGLALALFWSDGLPLASVPLSHYQITTNASLPALPLFTLAGLLLARTGAAQRLSQVFQALFGSGALGTVLAAAVLCSLFTALTGGSGVTILALGGLLLPLLLKAGYPEQRGIGLVTSASALGVLLAPSVPMIMVAVIARVPIGEMFLAGLLPALVMVLCLLVFGGFLRRSGVQVVTQTDRPPLGASLWAAKWELAAPVVAIGAMLSGLATPTESAALTAGYAVLTLALAHRELSWRQLWTSLSDCAQIIGGVMLILGMALALTNYLVDAGIPDAAVEWVPQFIPNRYVFLIALCAFLFVAAALMEIFAAIVVLVPLLLPLALHYGIEPLHFGIVFLAAMEAGFLCPPAGMNLYFASAMFRKPLRQVAAATAPAMVAIFIGTLVIALLPPLATGLPGLLR, from the coding sequence ATGACCGCGCCGGCCGTGCGGCCCTGGAGCCGCGTCGAAGAGGGCGTGGCGGCGCTGGCCCTCGGTCTGATGGTGCTCATCCCCTTGGTGGAAATGGCCCTGCGCCCGCTGCAGGCGCAAGGGATCGAGAACGCCCCCGTGCTGGTGCAGCACCTGGGTCTGGTGCTGGCGATGTTTGGCGCGGTGGCGGCCGAGCGCCATGGGCATCTGGCCACCCTGGGGGCGGACCTGGGCGACTGGGGAGGCAGTTGGGGCAAGACTTGGATGCCGCGCCTGCTGCATGCCCTGGCCAAGGGCCCGGCCGCCTTGATCTGCGGCGTGCTGGCGCTGGCCGCCGCGCGTTTTGTGATGGCCGAGATGGACGCGCCGCGCCCGCTGGCCTATGGCATTCCCGCCTGGTGGGTGCAGGCCTGCATGCCACTGGGCTTGGCGCTGCTGGGCATCAAGCTCGGGTCGCGCGTCAGCGGGCACGCGGTGCTGCGGCCGCTGTGCGCGCTGGGCCTGCCCCTGCTGGGAGCGTGGCTGGGCTGGCGCTTCGAGGCCCATGGGCTGCCGCTGGGCTTGGAACTGATTTTTCTGCTGCTGATCCTGCTGGCCGGGGCGCCCATTTTTGCGGTGCTGGGCGGGCTGGCCCTGGCCCTCTTCTGGAGCGACGGCCTGCCCTTGGCCTCGGTGCCGCTGTCGCACTACCAGATCACCACCAATGCCTCGCTGCCGGCCCTGCCGCTCTTCACCCTGGCGGGCCTGCTGCTGGCCCGCACCGGGGCAGCCCAGCGCCTGAGCCAGGTGTTCCAGGCCCTGTTTGGCAGCGGGGCCTTGGGCACGGTGCTGGCCGCGGCCGTGCTGTGCTCGCTGTTCACCGCGCTCACGGGCGGCAGTGGCGTCACCATCCTGGCCTTGGGCGGCTTGCTCCTGCCCTTGCTCTTGAAGGCGGGCTACCCCGAGCAGCGCGGCATCGGGTTGGTGACGAGTGCCAGCGCCCTGGGCGTGCTGCTGGCCCCTTCGGTGCCGATGATCATGGTGGCGGTGATTGCCCGCGTGCCCATTGGCGAGATGTTCCTGGCCGGGCTGTTGCCGGCCTTGGTGATGGTGCTTTGTCTGCTGGTGTTTGGCGGCTTCTTGCGCCGCAGCGGCGTCCAGGTGGTGACGCAAACCGACAGGCCGCCGCTGGGTGCCAGCCTGTGGGCGGCCAAGTGGGAGCTGGCCGCCCCGGTGGTGGCCATTGGCGCCATGCTCAGCGGCCTGGCTACGCCCACTGAGAGCGCGGCGCTCACGGCGGGCTACGCGGTGCTGACCCTGGCGCTGGCCCATCGCGAGCTGAGCTGGCGTCAGCTGTGGACCAGCTTGAGCGACTGCGCGCAGATCATCGGCGGCGTGATGCTGATCCTGGGTATGGCCCTGGCGCTGACGAACTACCTGGTGGACGCCGGCATCCCCGACGCGGCGGTGGAGTGGGTGCCGCAGTTCATCCCCAACCGCTATGTGTTCCTGATCGCGCTGTGCGCCTTCCTGTTCGTTGCGGCGGCGCTGATGGAGATCTTTGCCGCCATCGTCGTGCTGGTGCCCCTTTTGCTGCCGCTGGCCCTGCATTACGGCATCGAGCCCCTGCACTTCGGCATCGTCTTCCTCGCGGCCATGGAGGCCGGCTTCCTGTGCCCACCGGCCGGCATGAACCTTTACTTTGCGTCGGCCATGTTCAGGAAGCCCTTGCGCCAAGTGGCGGCGGCCACCGCGCCGGCCATGGTGGCCATCTTCATCGGCACCCTGGTGATCGCGCTGCTGCCGCCGTTGGCCACCGGGCTGCCGGGGCTGCTGCGCTGA
- a CDS encoding endonuclease/exonuclease/phosphatase family protein, with protein sequence MHTPPSAFHSVFLASANLLNLALPGRVFYPNQDAYGAEEYQRKIAWLGQQMARLNADVLLTQEVWDEAALREAVAASGRRYAVVQAPGAEQGAQGTPRLGLVSRWPVQRLQSLADFDPADHLPVPELGLVKRFERPVLLAELQGPQGQGLTVLAAHLKSKRPKFLIDAQGQALEDRDDPAIVARAMLRSLMIRAAEACALRRFVVTLSQGRRHPLVLVGDLNDGPQAVTTQLIAATAEVAYDKGAADTALFNAWDLQTEPALRRDMAYSHVHQGWPEMLDQIWVSEEFKAGSRFAVGDVKRVEVFNDHLHEGRDRTRSDHGFVRALLRWKI encoded by the coding sequence ATGCACACGCCGCCGTCCGCCTTTCACAGCGTCTTCCTGGCCAGCGCCAATCTGCTCAATCTGGCCCTGCCGGGGCGGGTCTTCTATCCCAACCAGGACGCCTACGGCGCCGAGGAATACCAGCGCAAGATCGCTTGGTTGGGCCAGCAGATGGCGCGGCTGAATGCCGATGTGCTGCTGACCCAGGAGGTCTGGGATGAGGCAGCGCTGCGTGAGGCCGTCGCCGCCAGCGGCCGGCGCTATGCCGTGGTGCAGGCCCCGGGTGCCGAGCAGGGTGCACAGGGCACGCCCCGCCTGGGCCTGGTGAGCCGCTGGCCGGTGCAGCGCCTGCAGTCCCTGGCCGACTTCGACCCCGCCGACCACCTGCCCGTGCCCGAGTTGGGCCTGGTGAAGCGCTTTGAGCGCCCGGTGCTGCTGGCCGAGTTGCAGGGCCCGCAGGGTCAGGGGCTGACCGTGTTGGCGGCGCACCTCAAGAGCAAGCGGCCCAAGTTCCTGATTGATGCGCAAGGCCAGGCGCTGGAGGACCGCGACGACCCCGCCATCGTCGCCCGCGCCATGCTGCGCAGTTTGATGATCCGCGCTGCCGAGGCCTGCGCGCTGCGCCGCTTCGTCGTCACGCTGAGCCAGGGCCGGCGCCATCCCCTGGTGCTGGTGGGCGACTTGAATGACGGGCCGCAGGCCGTCACCACCCAGCTCATCGCCGCCACGGCCGAGGTGGCTTACGACAAGGGCGCGGCCGACACCGCGCTCTTCAATGCCTGGGACCTGCAGACCGAACCGGCGCTGCGCCGCGACATGGCCTACAGCCATGTGCACCAGGGCTGGCCGGAGATGCTGGACCAGATCTGGGTCAGCGAGGAATTCAAGGCTGGCAGCCGCTTCGCGGTGGGCGATGTGAAGCGCGTCGAGGTCTTCAACGACCACCTGCACGAAGGCCGCGACCGCACGCGCAGCGACCACGGCTTTGTGCGGGCGCTGCTGCGTTGGAAGATTTAG
- a CDS encoding TRAP transporter substrate-binding protein, with product MRRRHALIAAASLPLILPLRAHAQAALLRIGTVVPKNSVYHQQLLELGEAWKGAQGGAGKFTVFTDGSQGGEAEIVRRMRIGQLQGGMVSGVGLREIEPATAVFQSLPLLFRSWEELDAVREKMRAGLERRIAAKGFVVIAWGDAGWVRFFSKALALRPSDFKQQKFFSWGAEPEQQAIMKSLGYTPVPLEVGDVLPAIQTGMIQVVPATPYFALASQVFDSAKHMLELNWGPIVGALVVTQKAWEAMSPAAQQALKSAGDKAGLAIRAQARREVDEATAAMVKRGLVVSKPNAEQMKEWQALADQLYPRIRGSMVPADTFDELMGHLQAYRAGKR from the coding sequence ATGCGCCGTCGCCATGCCCTGATCGCCGCTGCCAGCCTGCCGCTGATCCTGCCACTGCGCGCCCACGCGCAAGCCGCCTTGCTGCGCATCGGCACCGTGGTGCCCAAGAACTCGGTCTATCACCAGCAACTGCTGGAACTGGGCGAGGCCTGGAAAGGGGCGCAGGGTGGGGCGGGCAAGTTCACGGTCTTCACCGATGGCAGCCAGGGCGGCGAGGCCGAGATCGTGCGGCGCATGCGCATCGGCCAGTTGCAGGGCGGCATGGTGTCGGGCGTGGGCCTGCGAGAGATCGAGCCCGCCACGGCCGTGTTCCAAAGCCTGCCCCTGCTGTTCCGTAGCTGGGAGGAGCTGGATGCGGTGCGCGAAAAGATGCGCGCCGGCCTGGAGCGCCGCATCGCCGCCAAGGGCTTTGTGGTGATCGCCTGGGGCGACGCCGGCTGGGTGCGTTTTTTCTCCAAGGCCCTGGCGCTGCGGCCGTCCGACTTCAAGCAGCAAAAGTTCTTCAGCTGGGGCGCCGAGCCCGAGCAGCAGGCCATCATGAAGAGCCTGGGCTACACCCCGGTGCCGCTGGAAGTGGGCGATGTGCTGCCGGCCATCCAGACCGGCATGATCCAAGTGGTGCCGGCCACGCCCTACTTCGCATTGGCCAGCCAGGTGTTCGATAGCGCGAAACACATGCTGGAGTTGAACTGGGGCCCCATCGTCGGCGCCCTGGTGGTCACCCAAAAAGCCTGGGAGGCCATGAGCCCGGCCGCGCAGCAGGCGCTCAAGAGTGCAGGCGACAAGGCCGGCCTGGCCATCCGCGCGCAGGCGCGTCGCGAGGTGGACGAGGCCACGGCGGCGATGGTCAAGCGCGGGCTGGTGGTCAGCAAGCCCAATGCCGAGCAAATGAAGGAGTGGCAGGCCCTGGCCGATCAGCTCTACCCGCGCATTCGCGGCAGCATGGTGCCGGCCGATACCTTTGACGAATTGATGGGCCATTTGCAGGCCTACCGCGCCGGCAAGCGATGA
- a CDS encoding TRAP transporter TatT component family protein, with amino-acid sequence MQGLRIGVLSAVFTGSLMLSGCTSLLLDRVADTLAEQQQAEEDDLPLARDAAAFYLKVSEAVLREQPSHTRLATAVTAGFTQYSYAFVAFEAEKLEERDARAAQALRERAARLYARARAHGQRALGVGPLRLDQVALAHWTASAWAAQIALSKQSPEVVAELPQALALAARAYALAPEHGQGDLAALMGNLEANRPGGRIDLARRYFAEAQALSQGRSAAIWVAQAEALAQPAGDRATFEAELQRAVAAAQGQKNLVSTLMRERAQWLLQRLDDLF; translated from the coding sequence ATGCAAGGCCTACGGATCGGGGTTCTGAGTGCCGTGTTCACTGGCAGCCTGATGCTCAGCGGGTGTACCTCGCTGCTGCTGGACCGCGTGGCCGACACCCTGGCCGAACAGCAGCAGGCCGAAGAAGACGATCTGCCGCTGGCGCGCGATGCGGCGGCGTTCTACCTGAAGGTCTCAGAAGCGGTGCTGCGCGAGCAGCCCTCGCACACGCGCTTGGCCACGGCGGTGACGGCCGGGTTCACGCAATACAGCTATGCCTTCGTGGCCTTCGAGGCCGAAAAGCTCGAAGAACGCGATGCACGCGCCGCACAAGCCCTGCGTGAGCGCGCGGCGCGGCTTTATGCCCGGGCTCGCGCGCATGGCCAGCGGGCGCTGGGCGTCGGGCCGCTGAGACTCGATCAGGTGGCGCTGGCGCACTGGACGGCCAGTGCCTGGGCGGCGCAGATCGCGCTGTCCAAGCAGTCCCCTGAGGTGGTGGCCGAGTTGCCCCAGGCCCTGGCCCTGGCCGCACGCGCCTACGCGCTCGCGCCCGAGCACGGACAGGGCGACCTGGCTGCGCTGATGGGCAATCTGGAGGCCAACCGACCGGGCGGACGCATTGATTTGGCGCGGCGCTATTTCGCGGAGGCCCAGGCGCTCTCGCAGGGGCGCAGCGCGGCGATCTGGGTGGCGCAGGCCGAAGCCTTGGCGCAGCCCGCTGGAGACCGAGCGACCTTCGAGGCCGAATTGCAGCGTGCCGTGGCGGCCGCACAAGGACAGAAGAACTTGGTCAGCACCCTGATGCGCGAGCGCGCCCAGTGGTTGCTGCAACGCCTGGATGATTTGTTTTAG
- the guaD gene encoding guanine deaminase, with protein sequence MKLAIRGDLLDVVTPPAAEAGLDHPPPGVRWRPAHWLLIEDGRIAAIQTEAPDPEWTREDRSGQLILPGFIDTHVHAPQLDVIASYGTELLDWLNRYTFPAERAWAEPAVAAAGSARFLDQLLAHGSTAALVFPTVHKGSVDALFSAAEQRGMRLITGKCLMDRHAPDGLRDTAQDAERDTLDLLQRWRGRGRLAYAHTVRFAPTSSEAQLALAGELLAAHPGSYLQTHVAENRAEVQWVRELFPSDRSYLGVYERHGLLGPRSTLAHGIWLDERDRAVLRDTQAVIAHSPTSNLFLGSGLFDWRGRAADGIRLSVASDVGGGVSLSMHKTLAAAYQMAALQGQRLDAFTLLHAATAGNAASLNLGHEIGRLEPGLMADLCAWRWSEPDSVLAHRLSIASSLHEQLFAWLMLGDERLLDGVWVAGIQRR encoded by the coding sequence ATGAAACTTGCTATTCGCGGCGACCTGCTGGATGTCGTCACGCCCCCGGCGGCCGAGGCCGGGCTGGATCACCCCCCACCCGGCGTGCGCTGGCGCCCGGCCCATTGGCTGCTGATCGAGGACGGCCGCATCGCCGCCATCCAGACCGAAGCGCCCGACCCCGAGTGGACGCGCGAGGACCGCAGCGGCCAGCTCATCCTGCCCGGCTTCATCGACACCCATGTGCATGCGCCCCAGCTCGATGTGATTGCCAGCTATGGCACCGAGCTGCTGGACTGGCTGAACCGCTACACCTTCCCGGCCGAGCGCGCCTGGGCTGAGCCGGCCGTGGCGGCCGCGGGCAGCGCGCGTTTTCTGGATCAGCTGCTGGCGCACGGCAGCACGGCGGCCCTGGTCTTTCCCACCGTGCACAAGGGCAGCGTCGACGCGCTGTTCAGCGCCGCCGAGCAGCGTGGCATGCGCCTCATCACCGGCAAGTGCCTGATGGACCGCCACGCCCCGGACGGCTTGCGCGACACGGCGCAGGATGCCGAGCGCGACACCCTCGATCTGCTGCAGCGCTGGCGCGGTCGCGGTCGGCTGGCCTATGCCCACACGGTGCGCTTTGCGCCAACCAGCAGTGAGGCCCAGCTGGCCCTGGCGGGCGAGCTGCTGGCCGCCCATCCGGGCAGCTATCTGCAGACCCATGTGGCCGAGAACCGCGCCGAGGTGCAATGGGTGCGCGAGTTGTTCCCAAGCGACCGCAGCTACCTGGGCGTCTACGAGCGCCACGGCCTGCTGGGACCGCGCTCCACCCTGGCCCACGGCATCTGGCTGGATGAGCGCGACCGCGCGGTGCTGCGCGACACCCAGGCGGTGATTGCCCACAGCCCCACCAGCAATCTGTTCCTGGGCAGCGGCCTGTTCGACTGGCGCGGCCGTGCGGCCGATGGCATTCGGCTGTCGGTGGCCAGCGATGTGGGCGGCGGCGTCAGCCTCTCCATGCACAAAACCCTGGCCGCGGCCTACCAGATGGCGGCCCTGCAAGGCCAACGCCTGGATGCCTTCACCCTGCTGCACGCGGCCACGGCCGGCAACGCCGCCTCGCTCAATCTCGGGCACGAAATCGGCCGTCTGGAACCGGGGCTGATGGCCGACCTTTGCGCCTGGCGCTGGTCAGAGCCCGATTCGGTGCTGGCGCATCGACTCTCCATTGCCAGTTCGCTGCACGAGCAGCTGTTTGCCTGGCTGATGCTGGGCGACGAACGTCTGCTGGATGGCGTGTGGGTGGCGGGGATTCAGCGACGCTGA
- a CDS encoding GGDEF domain-containing protein, which produces MNLEPRTLTVLLSLQLLTLGLALPLLTGLRGNATMRWAQGSLWAQLGTWAVVVLVGHPLPLPALILGYGLGGLSFVLALRALQGWLGPRPGMKWAWALWLLAAPLLVLGQPYPKLQQAGLNLWLALLQGLVVLGAWAPAPKAHESSRRWRTLLALPLLPLMGLSLWRAFIGWTDPVAYPALTGSHPVAQAYLVLSGLAASFAALAFMSAWRGEAEGRLRHQAKTDSLTQLSNRRAFQQRGAEMLAVARRHREPLALYLLDVDHFKQINDIHGHISGDEALGLLARLLKQVVRPGDCVARLGGEEFAVLLARTEGQGVEAVDARLRTALGVEAERELGFALDFSAGWALLRHGDRSVEDILRRADVGLYAAKNGGRGRLCAEPSLMPAPAP; this is translated from the coding sequence TTGAACCTGGAGCCCCGCACCCTCACCGTCCTGCTCAGCCTGCAGCTGCTGACCCTGGGTCTGGCCCTGCCCCTGCTCACCGGCCTGCGCGGCAACGCCACGATGCGTTGGGCGCAGGGCAGCCTGTGGGCCCAGCTCGGCACCTGGGCGGTGGTCGTCCTGGTGGGCCACCCACTGCCCTTGCCGGCCTTGATCCTGGGCTATGGCCTGGGTGGACTGAGCTTTGTGCTGGCCCTGCGCGCCTTACAGGGTTGGCTGGGTCCGCGCCCCGGCATGAAGTGGGCATGGGCGCTGTGGCTGCTGGCCGCGCCCCTGTTGGTGTTGGGGCAGCCGTATCCGAAGCTGCAACAGGCCGGACTCAATCTTTGGCTGGCGCTCTTGCAAGGCCTGGTGGTGCTGGGTGCCTGGGCCCCGGCGCCCAAAGCGCACGAAAGCAGCCGCCGTTGGCGCACCCTGCTGGCGCTGCCGCTCCTGCCCCTGATGGGCCTGAGCCTGTGGCGCGCCTTTATCGGCTGGACCGACCCCGTGGCCTATCCGGCCCTGACCGGCAGTCATCCGGTGGCACAGGCCTATCTGGTCCTGAGCGGTCTGGCCGCCAGCTTTGCCGCGTTGGCCTTCATGAGCGCCTGGCGCGGCGAGGCCGAAGGCCGGCTGCGCCATCAGGCCAAGACCGACAGCCTGACCCAGCTGTCCAACCGCCGCGCCTTCCAGCAACGCGGCGCCGAAATGTTGGCCGTGGCGCGCCGCCATCGCGAACCGCTGGCGCTGTACTTGTTGGATGTCGATCACTTCAAGCAGATCAACGACATCCATGGCCACATCAGTGGCGACGAAGCCCTGGGCCTGCTGGCGCGTCTGCTCAAGCAAGTGGTGCGGCCGGGCGACTGCGTGGCCCGTTTGGGAGGCGAGGAATTCGCGGTGCTGCTGGCACGCACCGAGGGCCAGGGCGTCGAGGCCGTGGACGCCCGTTTGCGCACGGCCCTGGGCGTCGAGGCCGAACGCGAACTCGGCTTTGCGCTGGACTTCAGCGCCGGCTGGGCCCTGCTGCGCCACGGCGACCGCAGCGTCGAAGACATCCTGCGGCGCGCCGACGTGGGCCTGTACGCCGCCAAGAACGGCGGGCGCGGCCGCCTGTGCGCCGAGCCCAGCTTGATGCCCGCCCCCGCGCCGTGA
- a CDS encoding GNAT family N-acetyltransferase, translated as MLALNTTALPHPLPHSLPIRSAPGPVSLHWARHQDEVREAQRLRHQVFAQELGAQLRPLAGAPAGHDVDVFDAHCEHLLAREQNPDGSPGAVVACYRLLSPSAAQRVGGLYAETEFDLTRLRHERHRIAELGRACIAPSHRNGAALLMMWGAIAAYLQREGLDLMLGCASVDARDGGSTAWQLWNQLVPQHLAPIEFQVRPRTPLHPAPARLQPVEAPPLLRGYLKANAKLLGAPAWDGDFRCADFPLMVQLDALPAAYLRRFSLRPHQA; from the coding sequence ATGCTGGCCCTGAACACCACTGCCCTCCCCCACCCCCTGCCCCATTCCCTGCCCATACGCTCGGCGCCGGGGCCCGTGAGCCTGCACTGGGCCCGCCACCAGGACGAAGTGCGCGAGGCGCAACGCCTGCGCCACCAGGTGTTCGCCCAAGAGCTGGGAGCTCAGCTGCGACCGCTGGCCGGGGCGCCGGCGGGGCACGATGTGGATGTGTTTGACGCTCACTGCGAACACCTGCTCGCCCGCGAGCAAAACCCCGATGGCAGCCCGGGGGCCGTGGTGGCCTGCTACCGCCTGCTCAGTCCCAGCGCCGCCCAGCGGGTGGGTGGGCTCTATGCCGAAACCGAGTTCGACCTGACCCGCCTGCGCCATGAGCGCCACCGCATCGCCGAGCTGGGCCGCGCCTGCATCGCGCCCTCACACCGCAATGGCGCGGCACTGCTGATGATGTGGGGCGCCATCGCCGCCTATTTGCAGCGCGAAGGTCTGGACCTGATGCTGGGCTGTGCCAGTGTGGACGCCCGCGATGGCGGCAGCACGGCCTGGCAGTTGTGGAACCAATTGGTGCCTCAGCATCTGGCGCCCATCGAGTTCCAGGTGCGCCCGCGCACGCCCCTGCACCCAGCGCCTGCACGCCTGCAGCCGGTGGAGGCACCGCCCCTGCTGCGCGGCTATCTGAAGGCCAATGCCAAGCTGCTGGGCGCGCCGGCCTGGGACGGCGACTTCCGCTGCGCGGACTTCCCGTTGATGGTGCAGCTGGATGCGCTGCCGGCCGCCTACCTGCGACGCTTCTCTCTGAGGCCCCATCAGGCGTAA
- a CDS encoding acyl-CoA dehydrogenase family protein: MNHDNEVDECRALDLWATDPSLRAHFGDDAELARYGAQIGSAQAQDWAEQANRRPPELQTHDARGRRIDRVDFHPHWHRLLAGLRASGAIALPHAQNQWQRSAAFFYLHGQVEAGSLCPATMTQAALPVLARHASGLYAALQHGLLSREHDHRDQALNTKRSLWLGMGMTEKQGGSDLRACTSQARPDGGDWRGAPRYLVSGHKWFFSAPMSDAHLVLAQTEEGPSCFLLPRWRLDGGGLNGVRIQRLKDKLGNRSNSSSEVEFEDCEAYLVGTAGRGIPILVEMAGITRLQCVVGSAALLRAGLVQAVHWAGQRRAFGRLLVDQPLMQQVLGDLALESEAALQLMLRLAQAFESRDQDPVERAWARVLTPAAKLWVCKRAVAACGEAMEVLGGNGYVETGSLARLYREAPVNSIWEGSGNVMALDVLRAAQREGEALQAWFDALLPDLEASEQVRARALCDALRSPDEAQARALAQELVLLAQAQLLRRHSPATMAQDFLSSRLHRPGGMFGASPLAHARAHLERAIVFP; this comes from the coding sequence GTGAACCACGACAACGAGGTGGACGAATGCCGGGCGCTGGACCTCTGGGCGACCGACCCAAGTTTGCGCGCGCACTTTGGAGACGATGCCGAGTTGGCGCGCTACGGCGCGCAGATCGGCAGCGCCCAGGCTCAGGACTGGGCCGAGCAAGCCAATCGCCGCCCGCCTGAGCTGCAGACCCATGACGCACGCGGCCGCCGCATCGACCGTGTGGACTTCCACCCGCATTGGCACCGCCTGCTGGCCGGCCTGCGCGCCAGCGGCGCCATCGCCCTGCCGCATGCGCAGAACCAATGGCAGCGCAGCGCCGCCTTCTTCTACCTGCACGGTCAGGTCGAGGCCGGCAGCCTGTGCCCCGCCACCATGACGCAGGCCGCCCTGCCGGTGCTGGCCCGCCACGCTTCCGGCCTGTATGCGGCGCTGCAACACGGCCTGCTGAGCCGCGAGCACGACCATCGCGACCAAGCACTGAACACCAAGCGCAGTCTGTGGCTGGGCATGGGCATGACCGAGAAACAAGGCGGCTCGGACCTGCGCGCCTGCACCAGCCAGGCGCGTCCTGATGGCGGCGACTGGCGAGGTGCGCCGCGCTACCTCGTCAGCGGGCACAAATGGTTTTTCTCGGCGCCGATGAGCGACGCCCATCTGGTGTTAGCGCAGACCGAAGAAGGCCCGAGCTGCTTCCTGCTGCCGCGCTGGCGCCTGGACGGCGGCGGGCTGAACGGCGTGCGCATCCAGCGCCTCAAGGACAAGCTGGGCAACCGCAGCAACAGCAGTTCCGAGGTCGAGTTCGAGGACTGCGAGGCCTACCTCGTGGGCACGGCCGGGCGCGGCATTCCCATCCTGGTGGAGATGGCGGGCATCACCCGCTTGCAATGCGTGGTGGGCAGCGCCGCGCTGCTGCGCGCCGGCCTGGTGCAGGCCGTCCACTGGGCAGGCCAGCGCCGCGCCTTTGGCCGTCTGCTGGTGGACCAGCCCTTGATGCAACAGGTGCTGGGCGATCTGGCCCTGGAGAGCGAGGCCGCGCTGCAACTGATGCTGCGGCTGGCCCAGGCCTTCGAGAGCCGCGACCAAGACCCGGTGGAGCGCGCCTGGGCGCGGGTGCTCACGCCCGCTGCCAAGCTTTGGGTCTGCAAGCGCGCGGTGGCGGCCTGCGGCGAGGCGATGGAAGTGCTGGGCGGCAATGGCTATGTGGAGACGGGCAGCCTCGCGCGGCTCTACCGCGAGGCGCCGGTCAACAGCATCTGGGAGGGCAGCGGCAATGTGATGGCGCTGGATGTACTGCGCGCGGCCCAGCGCGAAGGCGAGGCCTTGCAGGCCTGGTTCGACGCCTTGCTGCCCGATCTGGAGGCCTCCGAGCAGGTCCGAGCCCGAGCGCTGTGCGATGCCCTGCGCTCGCCCGACGAAGCCCAGGCTCGCGCCCTGGCCCAGGAGTTGGTGCTGCTGGCGCAGGCCCAACTGCTGCGCCGCCACAGTCCGGCCACAATGGCGCAGGACTTCCTGTCCAGCCGCCTGCACCGGCCAGGTGGAATGTTTGGCGCCAGCCCTTTGGCGCATGCGCGTGCGCACCTGGAGCGCGCAATCGTCTTCCCATGA